DNA sequence from the Acanthochromis polyacanthus isolate Apoly-LR-REF ecotype Palm Island chromosome 5, KAUST_Apoly_ChrSc, whole genome shotgun sequence genome:
tcagattttggacgacatactaaactatgatatttttgtcacattttggacgacatactaaactatgacctttttgtcacattttggacgacatactaaactatgacgttttagtcacatttggacgacatactaaactatgatatttttgtcacattttggacgacatactaaactatgacgttttttgtcacattttggacgacatactaaactattacgtttttgtcacattttggacgacatactaaactatgaggattttgtcattttttggacgacacactaaactatgacatttttgtcagattttggacgacagactaactatgatatttttgtcacattttggacgacatactaaactatgacgttttttctctcactttggacgacatactaaactatgacgtttttgtcacattttggacgacatactaaactattacgtttttgtcacattttggacgacatactaaactattacgtttttgtcacattttggacgacatactaaactatgacgtttttgtcagattttggacgacatactaaactatgatatttttgtcacattttggacgacatactaaaactatgaccttttttgtcacattttggacgacacactaaactatgacatttttgtcagattttggacgacatactaaactatgatatttttgtcacattttggacgacatactaaactatgacctttttgtcacattttggacgacatactaaactatgacctttttgtcacattttggacgacatactaaactatgacctttttgtcacattttggacgacatactaaactatgacctttttgtcacattttggacgacatactaaactattacgtttttgtcacattttcgacgacatactaaactatgaggattttgtcattttttggacgacacactaaactatgatatttttgtcagattttggacgacagactaaactatgatatttttgtcacattttggacgacatactaaactatgacgttttttctctcactttggacgacatactaaactatgacgtttttgtcacattttggacgacatactaaactattacgtttttgtcacattttggacgacatactaaactattacgtttttgtcacattttggacgacatactaaactatgacgtttttgtcagattttggacgacatactaaactatgatatttttgtcacattttggacgacatactaaactatgacctttttgtcacattttggacgacacactaaactatgacatttttgtcagattttggacgacatactaaactatgatatttttgtcacattttggacgacatactaaactatgacctttttgtcacatttttggacgacatactaaactatgacctttttgtcacattttggacaacatactaaactatgacgttttagtcacattttggacgacatactaaactatgatattttgtcacattttggacgacacactaaactatgacatttttgtcagattttggacgacatactaaactatgatattttgtcacattttcgacgacatactaaactatgacctttttgtcacattttggacgacatactaaactatgacctttttgtcacattttggacaacatactaaactatgacgttttagtcacattttggacgacatcctaaactatgatatttttgtcacattttggacgacatactaaactattacgttattgtcacattttggacgacatactaaactatgacgtttttgtcagattttggacgacatactaaactatgatatttttgtcacattttggacgacatactaaactatgacctttttgtcacattttggacgacacactaaactatgacatttttgtcagatttttggacgacatactaaactatgatatttttgtcacattttggacgacatactaaactatgacctttttgtcacattttggacgacatactaaactatgacctttttgtcacattttggacgacatactaaactatgacgttttagtcacattttggacgacatactaaactatgatattttgtcacattttggacgacacactaaactatgacatttttgtcagattttggacgacatactaaactatgatatttttgtcacattttcgacgacatactaaactatgacctttttgtcacattttggaacgacatactaaactatgacctttttgtcacattttggacgacatataaaactattacgtttttgtcacattttggacgacatactcaaacTATGaggatttgtcattttttggacgacacactaaactatgacatttttgtcagatttggacgacagactaaactatgatatttttgtcacattttggacgacatactaaactatgacgttttttctctcactttggacgacatactaaactatgacgttttttgtcacattttggacgacatactaaactattacgtttttgtcacattttggacgacatactaaactattacgtttttgtcacattttggacgacatactaaactatgacgttttttgtcagattttggacgacatactaaactatgatatttttgtcacattttggacgacatactaaactatgactttttgtcacatttttggacgacacactaaactatgacatttttgtcagattttggacgacatactaaactatgatatttttgtcacattttggacgacatactaaactatgacctttttgtcacattttggacgacatactaaactatgacctttttgtcacattttggacaacatactaaactattgacgttttagtcacatttggacgacatactaaactatgatatttttgtcacattttggacgacatactaaactatgacgttttgtcacatttggacgacacactaaactatgacatttttgtcagatattggacggacatactaaactatgatatttttgtcacattatggACGACACActtaactatgacattttgtcagattttggacgacatactaaactatgacattttgtcagatttttggacGACCAtacctaaactatgacgttttttgtcacattttggacgacacactaaaactatgacattttttgtcagattttggacgacatactaaactatgatatttttgtcacattttggacgacatactaaactatgacgtttttgtcacatttggacgacCACCACTACACTATGacatgtttgtcacattttggacgacatactaaactatgatattttttgtcacatttNNNNNNNNNNNNNNNNNNNNNNNNNNNNNNNNNNNNNNNNNNNNNNNNNNNNNNNNNNNNNNNNNNNNNNNNNNNNNNNNNNNNNNNNNNNNNNNNNNNNcacagtagtacacagtaacacacagtaacacacagtagtacacagtaacacacagtagtacacagtaacacacagtaacacacagtagtacacagtaacacacagtaacacacagtagtacacagtaacacacagtagtacacagtaacacacagtagtacacagtaacacacagtaacacacagtagtacacagtaacacacagtaacacacagtaacacacagtagtacacagtaacacacagtaacacacagtaacacacagtagtacacagtaacacacagtagtacacagtaacacacagtaacacacagtagtacacagtaacacacagtagtacacaacgtaacacacagtagtacacagtaaacacacagtagtacacagtaaacacacagtagtacacagtaacacacagaacacacagtagtacacagtaacacacagtaacacacagtaacacacagtagtacacagtaacacacagtaacacacagtaacacacagtagtacacagtaacacacagttagtacacagtaacacacagtaacacacagtagtacacagtaacacacagtagtacacagtaacacacagtaacacacagtacacacagtagtacacagtaacacacagtagtacacagtaacacacagtagtacacagtagtacacagtaacacacagtaacacacagtaacacacagtagtaacagtaacacacagtaacacacagtaacacacagtagtacacagtaacacacagtagtacacagtaacacaacagtagtacacagtaacacacagtaacacacagtagtacacagtaacacacgtagtacacagtaacacacagtaacacacagtaacacacagtagtacacagtaacacacagtaacacacagtagtacacagtaacacacagtaacacacagtagtacacagtagtacacagtaacacacagtaacacacagtagtacacagtaacacacagtagtacacagtagtacacagtaacacacagtaacacacagtaagtacacagtaacacacagtagtacacagtaacatgCAGTATTACCccttttacatgcatttaagCAGCAGATAACTAAACAGACTTTCTGAAGAAAACACTGCCACAAACACGCAAAATGGTCTCAAATACTCAAAACAACCTGCAAATAGACTCGAAATGATGAGAAACAACCAGAGAAAGACTTGAATCAACCAGAGAAAGACTTAAAACAACTAGAGAAAGAGTTAAAACAAGCAGAGAAAGACTTGAAACATCCAGAGAAAGCGTTAAAACAAGCAGAGAAAGACTTAAAGGAACCACTAAAAGATTTAAACAGCCACTAAGaattaaaacgacaaaaagactAAAGCTACTAAATATCAAAGCaaagtgaccacagagacagaaaaggacttCAGCAACACGTGAACTACTAAACAGAAGAAAGAGCTACaaaccagaaacacaaataCTGAGAAAAACAGAATCACATTTAGATGTAAAACTACAGTCAGAATGATGaggaaaatgaccacagaacactgatgtttgtgttgatgtgtacctttctgttgtgtttcaggcGTGCACGGCGGCAGGATGTGAAGTATGGAGACCCCTGGAGTCAGTGTCCAATCACAGAGGACGGTGAGTTTAACCTGATGATGTCAGAACCTCATTTATGATTGGTTGAGAACAAACAGAATTCATTTTAGCTTCATCAAACATCAGAACATCGCAGACAGAAGTCCAGATCTTCACCTGTTTTTATGACTGAAAGTTCCATAAAACCTCAAACATTCAGTTTATGATGACATGAAACTAAAAACGCAGTAACTTTTCCTGTTTAAtctgtaaatattcacatttttgagCAGGTAATAAAAGCTGCGTCTTGTTTGagacattttctgtatttcactttatttctgCTGACAGTCCAAATAAATCCCATAAATCCTCCATCAGTGTTCTGTTGTTTAGTAAGGTTTGTGGCGCTCTCTACAGGATGAACTCAGTAACTGCAGCTTTCTTTCCCTCCAGACAAAGTAATGACATCACTGGTTACAGAACGGACGACGTTTGGTGAAactgttttctgtaaaatgttcaaatgtgtcGTTTTATGCGTGTTTCTTATGATTGTCTAATTTTCTTTACCTTCCTTTGGTGGATTTTCATTTATAGAAGCAGCAgtagactgaaaacagctgcaaataAAAGAGAACCAACCAAAACgagtaaaatgcaaaaataaacctGAATATATTCCAAACCgctgaaaacaaaaaccttTACTGCAGAGACAAAAAACGTACCATTAAGCGACGACATGTGGTTGAAATAatgcaaacaaatgaaacatacggttgtttttattaaatgctCAAGAGTTTTTCTGCTCATTATTTATGTTTCTTTGAGTCAGAAActgattttggatcattttccttCCTATTCTTAATGATGAATATGTCTttctaataaataataaatatgtcCTAATACATATTTCTGCTTGTTGAatgctgctgtctgtgtttgtggctCAGACTCTGTGGAGGTGAAGCAGATCTACGGCGTTGAAGGAAACTCCACCTTCCTGGAGTGCTGGTCTCGGTCCGGTCAGGCTGAGGTCAGATGGACgctgcagcagaaccagaacaCAGAGGTGAGTTCTGCTTTGGTTCTGTCACAGTTCTAACCTGCTGCTTTGGTTCTGGTGTTTCTAACGGACCTTTTGAACATCTCCAGCTGTCTCTGACTGACGACCACCGGCGCCTCCTCCTGAAGCGAGGTTTGCTGCTGCATCGTTTGGACCCGACCGACGCCGGCGTCTACAGCTGCAGCGCCCACGAGCAGAACTACGTCCAGCTGCAGGCCCGGTACCGGCTCCACGTCCTGCCCCAGCACGGCCTGCAGACGGCGTGGAGGCTGCAGCCGGGTCTTCAGCCTCACAGGAACTCGTGGGCGAATCCTCTGAGGAGCTACAAGGACCTGCAGATGGTGGACAGCCTGAACGTGGACCAGTACTGTGAGCAGCTCTGGTACCGAGAAAAACGCCGGCAGCAGAAGCTCCGGACGCTGAAGCTGAAGCAGGAGAGCAAGAAGGCCCGAGTGAGGAGGAACAATCCTCCAGAACGGTCCGAACAGGAGGAATAGTCCTCCAGAACGGTCGATCTATCGGGCCGAGGACTCagaggaaccagaaccagacagtTTGCTTTCTGAGCAAAGAGCAATAACCGACACCAACTATATTCTCCATAAACACTGACTAATATTCCAGATATCCTGAATATTTTCACTCGTAGACGCAACAGGAAATGGAAAACTTTGACGTATTTCTCTGAATTTGCATCTTTCTGGacatttcatttgtaaaatccCTCTGCTGTCAGTTTTCACgtctgctgctgcacaaaacGTGGACTTTAGTCTTTTTACTGCAAAAGCACCAAATTCTAcaaagtaactaagtacattaACTCGA
Encoded proteins:
- the LOC127534129 gene encoding semaphorin-3D-like, whose protein sequence is MFVLMCTFLLCFRRARRQDVKYGDPWSQCPITEDDSVEVKQIYGVEGNSTFLECWSRSGQAEVRWTLQQNQNTELSLTDDHRRLLLKRGLLLHRLDPTDAGVYSCSAHEQNYVQLQARYRLHVLPQHGLQTAWRLQPGLQPHRNSWANPLRSYKDLQMVDSLNVDQYCEQLWYREKRRQQKLRTLKLKQESKKARVRRNNPPERSEQEE